In a genomic window of Betaproteobacteria bacterium:
- a CDS encoding flavin reductase gives MRATSGTDICALFRCLTHGVYVIGATHAGQRDGFTAACVVQASYRPPLLAACVNPRNASHALLRASGSFVVNVLPRGRLDLARHFGTRSGRDTDKLAGVSWHPAAGGAPVLDDALACFDCRVEGTLPAGDHEIVLGRVVDGTILNPQAEPMIYAETGDMDGSSALYPTHF, from the coding sequence ATGCGAGCGACCTCGGGCACCGACATCTGCGCATTGTTTCGTTGCCTCACGCACGGCGTCTATGTGATCGGCGCCACGCACGCCGGGCAGCGCGATGGCTTCACCGCCGCGTGCGTGGTGCAGGCGTCGTACAGGCCGCCGCTGCTGGCGGCGTGCGTCAATCCGCGCAACGCCTCGCACGCCCTGCTGCGCGCGAGCGGCAGCTTCGTCGTGAACGTCCTCCCGCGCGGACGGCTCGATCTCGCCCGCCACTTCGGCACGCGCTCCGGACGCGATACGGACAAGCTCGCCGGAGTGTCGTGGCATCCGGCCGCCGGCGGTGCACCGGTGCTCGACGACGCGCTCGCCTGTTTCGACTGCAGGGTGGAGGGAACGCTGCCGGCTGGCGACCACGAAATCGTGCTCGGACGCGTCGTCGACGGCACGATCCTGAACCCGCAGGCGGAGCCGATGATCTACGCCGAGACCGGCGACATGGACGGCAGCAGTGCGCTCTATCCGACGCACTTCTGA
- a CDS encoding queuosine precursor transporter, protein MRFRRSRVRAAQLRLPPRAARHRPGAHGRRAAAPLTLARRSYRYYDLVMAAFVTVLLTANVIGPGKVAQLGGLTFGAGVLFFPVSYVFGDVLTEVYGYARARKVIWAGFAALIFASFMSFVIVALPPAADWPSQAAYEAVFGQTPRIVFASLVAFFCGEFVNSYVLAKMKVWMEGRRLWMRTIGSTIFGEGVDSLIFYPLAFLGVWPLHLVFTVMGSNYLIKVGWEALMTPFTYRIVGALKRAEQEDYYDRETDFTPFTLKT, encoded by the coding sequence ATGCGATTTCGGCGCAGCCGGGTTCGTGCGGCTCAACTTCGGCTGCCGCCGCGCGCTGCTCGACACCGCCCTGGAGCGCATGGCCGCCGCGCTGCGGCGCCGCTGACGTTGGCGCGGCGCAGCTACCGTTACTACGATCTGGTGATGGCGGCGTTCGTCACCGTGCTGCTGACGGCGAACGTCATCGGGCCGGGCAAGGTCGCGCAACTCGGCGGGCTCACCTTCGGCGCCGGCGTGCTTTTCTTCCCGGTTTCCTACGTCTTCGGCGACGTCCTCACCGAGGTCTACGGCTATGCCCGCGCGCGCAAGGTGATCTGGGCGGGATTCGCCGCGCTCATCTTCGCGTCGTTCATGAGCTTCGTCATCGTCGCGCTGCCGCCTGCGGCAGACTGGCCCAGCCAGGCGGCCTACGAAGCGGTGTTCGGCCAGACCCCCCGCATCGTTTTCGCATCGCTCGTCGCCTTCTTCTGCGGCGAATTCGTGAACTCCTACGTGCTGGCGAAGATGAAGGTGTGGATGGAGGGTCGTCGGCTGTGGATGCGCACCATCGGTTCCACCATCTTCGGCGAGGGGGTGGACTCGCTCATCTTCTATCCGCTGGCGTTTCTCGGCGTCTGGCCACTGCACCTGGTCTTCACCGTGATGGGCAGCAACTACCTCATCAAGGTCGGCTGGGAAGCGCTGATGACGCCCTTCACCTACCGGATCGTGGGGGCGCTCAAGCGCGCGGAGCAGGAGGACTACTACGACCGCGAGACCGACTTCACCCCGTTCACGCTGAAAACCTGA
- a CDS encoding PatB family C-S lyase, producing the protein MPPDAFDFDAEIDRRGTGAQKWDRYAGRDVIPMWVADMDFRSSPAVIDALHERVEHGVFGYTSAPEELPLAIVDQLERDFAWRIEPQWIVWLPGLVTGLNLACSLAGETGDAVVTLTPIYPPFLSAPRHAIRECIRVPLVNHEQGWAIDPDRLQAAITPRTRMLMLCNPHNPVGRVYDGAELRTLTAICERHDLWVCSDEIHCGLILDADKRHLPLAAVSAEMAQRSITLMAPSKTFNIPGLGMSFAVVPNVTLRQRLYRAMAGFTPSVNALGFTAALAAYRDGGAWHAALLDYLRSNRDLVEARIAEMPGLSMRHVEATYLAWIDTRDTDITDPHRFFEYAGVGLSDGCDFGAAGFVRLNFGCRRALLDTALERMAAALRRR; encoded by the coding sequence ATGCCGCCCGACGCGTTCGACTTCGACGCGGAGATCGACCGCCGTGGCACCGGCGCGCAGAAATGGGATCGCTACGCAGGGCGGGACGTGATCCCGATGTGGGTGGCGGACATGGACTTCCGCTCATCGCCCGCGGTCATCGATGCGCTGCACGAGCGTGTCGAACACGGCGTGTTTGGCTACACCTCGGCGCCGGAAGAACTGCCGCTCGCCATCGTCGATCAGCTCGAACGCGACTTCGCCTGGCGCATCGAGCCGCAATGGATCGTCTGGCTGCCGGGGCTCGTCACCGGTCTGAACCTCGCCTGCAGTCTCGCCGGCGAGACCGGCGATGCGGTCGTAACGCTGACCCCGATCTACCCGCCGTTTCTCTCCGCGCCGCGCCATGCCATCCGCGAGTGCATCCGCGTCCCGCTCGTGAATCACGAACAGGGCTGGGCGATCGATCCCGACCGGCTGCAGGCCGCGATCACGCCGCGCACACGCATGCTGATGCTGTGCAACCCGCACAACCCGGTCGGGCGCGTCTACGACGGCGCGGAGTTGCGCACCCTCACGGCGATCTGCGAGCGGCACGACCTCTGGGTCTGTTCCGACGAGATTCACTGCGGACTGATTCTCGATGCCGACAAGCGGCACCTTCCGCTCGCTGCAGTTTCCGCCGAGATGGCGCAGCGCTCGATCACGCTGATGGCGCCGAGCAAGACCTTCAACATCCCGGGGCTCGGCATGTCGTTCGCCGTGGTGCCGAACGTCACGCTGCGCCAGCGTCTCTACCGCGCCATGGCCGGATTCACGCCTTCGGTGAACGCGCTCGGCTTCACGGCTGCGCTCGCCGCCTATCGCGACGGCGGCGCCTGGCACGCCGCGCTCCTCGACTACCTGCGCAGCAACCGCGACTTGGTCGAGGCGCGCATTGCAGAGATGCCCGGGCTGTCGATGCGTCACGTCGAGGCGACCTACCTCGCCTGGATCGACACGCGCGACACGGACATCACCGACCCGCACCGCTTCTTCGAGTACGCCGGCGTCGGTCTCTCCGACGGATGCGATTTCGGCGCAGCCGGGTTCGTGCGGCTCAACTTCGGCTGCCGCCGCGCGCTGCTCGACACCGCCCTGGAGCGCATGGCCGCCGCGCTGCGGCGCCGCTGA